The Sandaracinaceae bacterium genome contains a region encoding:
- a CDS encoding hemerythrin domain-containing protein, translating into MTTATGNFRRQHHELGQLASELLAQASEPALEERAGEVSSVLSKLAGRIRVHAAMEDDALYPRLLEHDDAEVRALGERFQREFGGIYDAFLSFRERWTRDAIATDPEGFRLQARGVVNALGARIQAENSELYARVDALFPV; encoded by the coding sequence ATGACCACCGCCACCGGGAACTTTCGCCGCCAACACCACGAGCTGGGTCAGCTCGCGAGCGAGCTGCTCGCGCAGGCCAGCGAACCTGCCCTCGAGGAGCGCGCGGGGGAGGTCAGCTCGGTGCTCAGCAAGCTCGCGGGGCGCATCCGGGTCCACGCCGCCATGGAGGACGACGCGCTCTACCCGCGCCTTCTCGAGCACGACGACGCGGAGGTGCGCGCCCTGGGCGAGCGCTTCCAGCGCGAGTTCGGCGGCATCTACGACGCGTTCCTGAGCTTCCGCGAGCGCTGGACGCGCGACGCCATCGCCACCGATCCCGAGGGCTTTCGGCTGCAGGCGCGCGGCGTGGTGAACGCGCTGGGCGCGCGCATTCAGGCCGAGAACAGCGAGCTCTACGCCCGCGTGGATGCGCTCTTCCCCGTCTAG
- a CDS encoding Fic family protein gives MTWNWEQLDWPNFRYDAASLAPVTREFFRRAGELGGVAEHLESAERAGLQAELLSDEAVESAGIEGEVLLRSSVRSSLRRHFGLHAPDAQGGARERGMAELMAAVHDDWDHELTEAQLCAWQRWVVAGQRGGPVAAGRYREDGDPMQILSGPSYAPRVHFVAPPAVRVPEEMGAFLAWFEETRRDTSVDPLARAGIAHLYFVSIHPFEDGNGRVGRAIAEVALAQGLGHPSLASLSSAIARHRDDYYDALERASRGNDVGEWLHYFGDTVLQGQAQSLRFVRFLVAKTRFLDRFRGALNARQEKALLRMLREGPAGFEGGLSAGNYVTITKAAPATARRDLGELVALGALRRTGEKRGTRYWLTLSED, from the coding sequence ATGACCTGGAACTGGGAGCAGCTCGACTGGCCGAACTTCCGCTATGACGCGGCGTCGTTGGCGCCCGTCACGCGGGAGTTCTTCCGACGCGCGGGAGAGCTGGGGGGCGTGGCCGAGCACCTCGAGTCTGCGGAACGCGCGGGGCTGCAGGCGGAGCTGCTCAGCGACGAAGCCGTCGAGTCGGCAGGCATCGAGGGTGAAGTCCTGTTGCGCTCTTCCGTGCGCTCCAGCCTGCGGCGGCACTTCGGACTCCATGCGCCCGATGCGCAAGGTGGTGCCCGCGAGCGCGGCATGGCCGAGCTCATGGCAGCGGTCCACGACGACTGGGACCACGAGCTGACCGAGGCGCAGCTGTGCGCGTGGCAGCGGTGGGTAGTCGCGGGACAGCGCGGAGGGCCAGTCGCAGCCGGTCGCTACCGCGAGGATGGGGATCCGATGCAGATCCTGTCGGGGCCGTCGTACGCACCACGCGTGCACTTCGTCGCCCCCCCAGCGGTGCGTGTGCCGGAGGAGATGGGGGCATTCCTCGCGTGGTTCGAGGAGACGCGCCGGGATACGTCCGTAGACCCCCTCGCACGGGCGGGCATCGCGCACCTCTACTTCGTGTCCATCCACCCGTTCGAAGACGGGAACGGTCGCGTCGGGCGTGCCATCGCCGAGGTGGCGTTGGCGCAGGGCCTGGGACACCCGAGCCTCGCGTCCTTGTCGAGCGCCATCGCACGGCATCGGGACGACTACTACGACGCTCTCGAGCGCGCGAGTCGCGGCAACGACGTGGGCGAGTGGCTGCACTACTTCGGCGACACGGTGCTGCAAGGCCAGGCGCAGAGCCTGCGCTTCGTGCGGTTCCTGGTGGCGAAGACGCGCTTCCTGGACCGCTTTCGGGGGGCGCTGAACGCGCGGCAGGAGAAGGCCCTGCTGCGCATGCTGCGCGAGGGACCGGCTGGCTTCGAGGGTGGGCTCTCCGCGGGCAACTACGTGACCATCACGAAGGCTGCGCCCGCCACCGCGCGACGCGACCTGGGCGAGCTGGTGGCGCTGGGCGCGCTGCGGCGCACGGGAGAGAAGCGGGGCACGCGGTATTGGCTGACCCTGAGTGAAGACTGA
- a CDS encoding DUF1266 domain-containing protein, with protein MAHAPERTVLALLDLLDVSFGRDAASLGLRPPVARGVLGAVAQRVPGQRLPAALTGLYRWHDGQEPGAPSLHPRVEWRLLAAEEMAEQTGADDAGFALFETRDGDVVRVMRDGSLVDVVDGPLTLNAFLTEVLEQRGVSLARPPRPARPFGEVLEELLALVRESSCVPLRGSDAAELDGLAAQGLPATLQTWFALHDGQPEDAPQEEYGQGLHPRFRARALSAAEVRAHWDGLRAERLVPPATPTCVPLFAGEGERLLAVETMGPHDGELLWLDRDEDAWGARPLALSFVEWLDEAAAVRRNDARRPELDVPDDYATSPAQRRVLALGSILYQRDEQRHDVLGGALRVVGAGPAFAGHAAHWGRTTPEGLRRTLAGLLDPTSDPARDESDAERDDAALAWDLGRASALAGRAYVAGMLPRDEAWAACLRAERLARPRFDSWESFGTAYAVSYRAWCEENARDDEDVLAEVEVAVAKLLGPGGAWRETPWETSTGDVPPPSEPRMRTRDVDPDTLLDTLHTAEPGDRLRLAPGTYRAPLRVATSVELIAAGPGVVLSPEGHGVALTVAGASLFLEGVDVRALGAEHGAPSAGVVVESGYLCMRGGSIEAARNALEVTASEHALLMDVRVRAERGVACWVGPNAELGLSGVHIEESGTGVEALGSACMDGGCITDAETHAWVARGGEIVAHDVTARGTELTTAASVDGGTLRLRGCALLDNAGVGAVVGDGARAELVGVRFERSAGAHLQVFDAFRAVFLDCTFDTCGGSAVALWPGAGARFEGCTVVHSAQAAVWARGAVDDYPEWVGGSIEGHDEAGAVFATDGAELVVESASLRAGAVVGVEATTGATVRLREVTVEAAAGAAWVHHDAKLSWDHGSARSGQGNAVLATDGGSFYADGLEVRSGGVGVALGQGVVSLLHRCRFIEPGAQAVLCDGALVTALHCEMEAPGEEAVYVTSGGKAVVHDCTARGCGDLALRLDGAHAWVQGCTLAEGKSAAIGAFGETALWLVDTRIDGTGSAGVELADDAEAWFDGCTIEAPGENAIFAYDRARVQVVGGALAGGSENAVAVDDDAHVTLEAVALTPGAQGLLGGPRADSAEQVKAGTCPSWRDVADGDARFAVLAEAHAGFTEEGEEEG; from the coding sequence ATGGCACACGCCCCCGAGCGCACGGTCTTGGCCTTGTTGGATTTGCTCGATGTCTCCTTCGGGAGAGATGCCGCCTCGCTGGGGCTGCGGCCGCCCGTCGCGCGCGGGGTGCTGGGGGCGGTGGCGCAGCGCGTCCCGGGGCAGCGTCTGCCGGCGGCGCTGACGGGGCTCTACCGCTGGCACGACGGCCAGGAGCCCGGCGCGCCCTCGCTGCACCCGCGCGTCGAATGGCGGCTGCTCGCGGCGGAGGAGATGGCCGAGCAGACGGGGGCGGACGACGCCGGGTTCGCGCTGTTCGAGACGCGCGATGGGGATGTCGTGCGGGTGATGCGTGACGGGTCACTCGTCGACGTGGTCGATGGGCCGCTCACGCTGAATGCGTTCTTGACCGAGGTGCTGGAGCAGCGCGGCGTGAGCTTGGCGCGCCCTCCGCGCCCCGCGCGTCCCTTCGGTGAGGTGCTGGAGGAGCTGCTCGCGTTGGTGCGCGAGTCCAGCTGTGTCCCGTTGCGGGGGAGCGATGCGGCTGAGCTGGATGGGCTCGCGGCGCAAGGGCTGCCGGCGACGCTGCAGACGTGGTTCGCCCTGCACGACGGCCAGCCCGAGGACGCGCCCCAGGAGGAGTACGGACAGGGCCTGCATCCCCGCTTCCGTGCGCGCGCGCTGAGCGCGGCCGAGGTGCGCGCGCACTGGGACGGGCTGCGCGCCGAGCGCCTGGTGCCGCCGGCGACGCCGACCTGCGTGCCGCTCTTCGCGGGCGAGGGCGAGCGGCTGTTGGCGGTGGAGACCATGGGGCCGCACGACGGGGAGCTGCTGTGGCTCGACCGTGACGAGGACGCGTGGGGTGCGCGTCCGCTCGCGCTCTCGTTCGTGGAGTGGCTCGACGAGGCCGCTGCCGTGCGCCGGAATGATGCGCGCCGCCCCGAGCTGGACGTCCCCGACGATTACGCCACGAGCCCGGCCCAGCGGCGCGTGCTCGCGTTGGGCAGCATCCTCTACCAGCGCGACGAGCAGCGGCACGACGTGCTAGGCGGCGCGCTGCGCGTGGTGGGTGCGGGGCCTGCTTTCGCGGGTCATGCGGCGCACTGGGGGCGCACCACGCCCGAGGGGCTGCGGCGCACGCTCGCCGGGCTGCTGGACCCCACGTCGGACCCGGCGCGCGACGAGTCGGACGCCGAGCGCGACGACGCGGCGCTCGCTTGGGACCTGGGGCGCGCTTCTGCGCTCGCTGGCCGGGCGTACGTGGCGGGGATGCTCCCGCGCGACGAGGCTTGGGCCGCGTGCCTGCGCGCCGAGCGCCTTGCGCGTCCCCGCTTCGACAGCTGGGAGAGCTTCGGGACCGCCTATGCGGTGAGCTACCGCGCGTGGTGCGAAGAGAACGCGCGTGACGACGAGGACGTGCTGGCCGAGGTGGAGGTCGCCGTGGCCAAGCTGCTCGGGCCCGGTGGGGCGTGGCGCGAGACGCCGTGGGAGACCTCGACGGGCGATGTGCCCCCGCCGAGCGAGCCGCGCATGCGGACGCGCGACGTGGACCCCGACACGCTGCTCGACACGCTCCACACCGCCGAGCCCGGGGACCGCCTGCGGCTCGCGCCGGGCACCTACCGCGCGCCCCTGCGCGTGGCCACGAGCGTCGAGCTGATCGCCGCGGGCCCCGGGGTGGTGCTCTCGCCCGAGGGTCACGGGGTGGCGCTCACCGTGGCGGGGGCGTCCCTCTTCCTCGAAGGCGTCGATGTGCGCGCGCTGGGCGCCGAGCACGGCGCGCCCTCGGCGGGGGTGGTGGTCGAGTCCGGCTACCTCTGCATGCGCGGCGGGTCCATCGAGGCCGCCCGCAACGCGCTCGAGGTGACCGCGAGCGAGCACGCGCTGCTGATGGACGTGCGCGTGCGCGCCGAGCGCGGCGTCGCGTGCTGGGTGGGGCCCAACGCAGAGCTCGGCCTGTCTGGGGTGCACATCGAGGAGTCCGGTACGGGTGTCGAGGCGCTCGGGAGCGCGTGCATGGACGGGGGGTGCATCACGGATGCCGAGACGCACGCGTGGGTGGCGCGCGGCGGCGAGATCGTGGCTCACGACGTGACGGCGCGTGGCACGGAGCTGACGACGGCAGCGTCCGTCGACGGTGGCACGCTGCGGCTGCGCGGGTGTGCCCTGCTGGACAACGCCGGCGTGGGCGCCGTGGTCGGCGACGGCGCGCGGGCCGAGCTGGTGGGGGTGCGCTTCGAGCGCAGCGCGGGCGCGCACCTGCAGGTGTTCGACGCGTTTCGGGCCGTCTTCCTCGACTGCACGTTCGACACGTGTGGCGGGTCTGCGGTGGCGCTGTGGCCCGGCGCGGGTGCACGCTTCGAGGGCTGCACCGTGGTGCACTCGGCGCAGGCGGCGGTCTGGGCTCGGGGCGCGGTCGACGACTACCCCGAGTGGGTGGGCGGGAGCATCGAGGGGCACGACGAGGCGGGGGCCGTGTTCGCGACTGACGGGGCCGAGCTGGTGGTCGAGAGCGCCAGCCTGCGCGCCGGGGCGGTGGTCGGCGTGGAGGCCACGACGGGGGCGACGGTCCGGCTGCGCGAGGTGACCGTGGAGGCCGCCGCGGGCGCGGCCTGGGTGCACCACGACGCCAAGCTCTCGTGGGACCACGGCAGCGCGCGCTCTGGCCAGGGCAACGCGGTGCTCGCCACCGACGGCGGCTCCTTCTACGCGGACGGCCTCGAGGTGCGCTCCGGGGGCGTGGGCGTGGCGCTGGGGCAGGGCGTCGTGTCGCTGCTGCATCGGTGCCGCTTCATCGAGCCGGGCGCGCAGGCCGTGCTGTGCGACGGCGCCCTGGTCACCGCGCTGCACTGTGAGATGGAGGCCCCGGGCGAGGAGGCCGTGTACGTCACCAGCGGTGGCAAGGCCGTGGTGCACGACTGCACGGCGCGTGGCTGCGGCGACCTCGCGCTGCGGCTCGACGGAGCGCACGCGTGGGTGCAGGGCTGCACGCTCGCGGAGGGCAAGAGCGCGGCCATCGGCGCGTTCGGAGAGACGGCGCTGTGGCTGGTCGACACGCGCATCGACGGCACCGGCTCGGCCGGCGTGGAGCTGGCGGACGACGCCGAGGCGTGGTTCGACGGGTGCACCATCGAGGCGCCCGGCGAGAACGCGATCTTTGCGTACGACCGCGCGCGCGTGCAGGTGGTCGGCGGCGCGCTGGCTGGCGGGAGCGAGAACGCGGTGGCCGTGGACGATGACGCGCACGTGACGCTGGAAGCGGTGGCGCTCACGCCGGGCGCGCAGGGGCTGTTGGGTGGTCCGCGCGCGGACAGCGCGGAACAGGTGAAGGCCGGCACGTGTCCTTCGTGGCGCGACGTGGCCGACGGTGACGCGCGCTTCGCGGTCCTGGCCGAGGCTCACGCGGGGTTCACGGAGGAGGGCGAGGAGGAAGGCTGA
- a CDS encoding GMC family oxidoreductase produces MTYLSGRDHRGALIVDADVVVVGSGASGAVVATELAEAGQRVIVLEEGARVPQAEYGAMRVSESLRHIWRDGGMTVAVPLGDSPAINVTMGKVVGGSSVLTGGVCFRLPGRILHEWQRHHGLPEYTEASMEEATLAVEKHCHIETVPTAMRSRATTLFDEGARKRGFELKPLRRNTRDCHGCGRCNFGCPEGAKLSVDLSYLPRAVAAGATVYSHCLVDKVVSRGGRAVGVTGRVLNGPEGRPGDKLTVHARRVVLACSAWYTPLILMRSGVGRRSKVLGKRMTLHPGFRMMARFDEDVRGWRGAMQSAFSDAFEDEGATLVSVFIPPSVIGATMPGIGASHHARAQQLPNIAMFGGMIHDEGGGTVRQGFGREPIVTYRMAKEDRPKVSAIIRALGETYLAAGAKELFPPLLGLTHGLDADAFRKLDLDAIPMSRFETSSQHPLGTARMGKDGVSAVVDADGRAFDLDELYVVDGSVLPTSLGVNPQLSIMSIATRLAWRMRERPLV; encoded by the coding sequence GTGACGTACCTCAGCGGACGGGATCACCGCGGCGCGCTCATCGTGGACGCGGACGTGGTGGTGGTGGGCTCGGGCGCCAGCGGCGCCGTGGTGGCGACGGAGCTGGCCGAGGCCGGGCAGCGCGTGATCGTGCTGGAGGAGGGCGCGCGCGTCCCGCAGGCCGAGTACGGCGCCATGCGCGTGAGCGAGTCGCTGCGGCACATCTGGCGCGACGGAGGCATGACGGTGGCGGTGCCCCTCGGGGACTCGCCCGCCATCAACGTCACCATGGGCAAGGTGGTGGGCGGCTCGTCCGTGCTCACGGGCGGCGTGTGCTTCCGCCTGCCGGGGCGCATCCTGCACGAGTGGCAGCGGCACCACGGCCTGCCCGAGTACACCGAGGCGTCCATGGAGGAGGCCACGCTCGCGGTGGAGAAACACTGCCACATCGAGACCGTGCCCACCGCCATGCGCTCGCGCGCGACCACGCTCTTCGACGAGGGGGCCCGCAAGCGCGGCTTCGAGCTGAAGCCCCTGCGGCGCAACACGCGCGACTGTCACGGGTGCGGGCGCTGCAACTTCGGCTGCCCCGAGGGCGCCAAGCTGAGCGTGGACCTGAGCTACCTGCCGCGCGCCGTCGCCGCGGGCGCCACGGTCTACTCGCACTGCTTGGTGGACAAGGTGGTCAGTCGCGGTGGCCGCGCCGTGGGCGTGACCGGGCGCGTGCTGAACGGGCCCGAGGGGCGCCCCGGCGACAAGCTCACCGTGCACGCGCGCCGCGTGGTGCTGGCCTGCAGCGCTTGGTACACGCCGCTGATCCTCATGCGCAGCGGCGTCGGTCGGCGCAGCAAGGTGCTGGGCAAGCGCATGACGCTGCACCCCGGCTTCCGCATGATGGCGCGCTTCGACGAGGACGTGCGTGGCTGGCGCGGCGCGATGCAGTCCGCCTTCAGCGACGCGTTCGAGGACGAGGGCGCCACGCTGGTGAGCGTGTTCATCCCGCCCAGCGTCATCGGCGCCACCATGCCGGGCATCGGCGCCTCGCACCACGCGCGCGCCCAGCAGCTGCCCAACATCGCGATGTTCGGCGGCATGATCCACGACGAGGGCGGGGGCACGGTGCGCCAGGGCTTCGGCCGCGAGCCCATCGTCACGTACCGCATGGCCAAGGAGGACCGCCCCAAGGTCAGCGCCATCATCCGCGCGCTCGGTGAGACCTACCTCGCCGCGGGCGCGAAGGAGCTCTTCCCGCCGCTGCTTGGGCTCACCCACGGGCTCGACGCGGACGCCTTCCGCAAGCTCGACCTCGACGCCATCCCCATGAGCCGCTTCGAGACCTCGTCGCAGCACCCGCTCGGCACGGCCCGCATGGGCAAGGACGGCGTCAGCGCCGTGGTGGACGCCGACGGACGCGCCTTCGACCTGGACGAGCTCTACGTGGTGGACGGCTCCGTGCTGCCCACCAGCCTGGGCGTGAACCCGCAGCTGAGCATCATGTCCATCGCGACGCGCCTGGCGTGGCGCATGCGGGAGCGCCCGCTGGTGTGA
- a CDS encoding metallophosphoesterase has protein sequence MDQGNAILGSQRRLAGRGAPRRATRARTAGLRLALAAFLVATTSQCAPTRSASAGGSGLAPVTHGTCSEHPAAYVLDPEDPQLERSALAYRLAAAGFAVEPLPLDSSPSGLHGVLVMRSGAASHPAYATYMERFRTHLYHFVDRANVLVQLAQSPTDEPSPRFLPSTHAAQRDRAPVSALHLVENEHPLLGGREAGALALPSAGVPNAFGHQAGFQVLMAEERDARRSLLLEGAYGQGRILLSALPLDDAHEGALGELSDDFFAALRTHTRDVCERRTRALIPTFSGMERRFTEGSEMIAVMPDTQVYAVRYPGLFVAQTAWLAQNAEPLNIRMALHLGDIVNNNTPMEWQRARSAMGLLDGVLPYVMVPGNHDYGPSGDASTRETYFNNYFEYAERSAEPTFGGAFEPGKLDNTYHLVNAWGRRFIIVALEWGPRDEVLAWADHVMGQHPDHLGILVTHAFLNHNDRRFDHTDLLHSQSYNPHHYATAGGVNDGEEIWQRLIRRHRFVMTLNGHVLGDGTGYLVSETDAGTRCHQMLVNWQMAQQGGEANLRLLELLPDGETVRVHGYSALHDRFLFAPDQSFEFRVTER, from the coding sequence ATGGACCAAGGGAACGCCATCCTCGGCTCACAGCGAAGGCTCGCTGGCCGCGGCGCGCCACGACGAGCCACCCGTGCACGCACCGCTGGGCTCCGTCTCGCCCTCGCCGCGTTCCTCGTAGCCACCACCAGCCAGTGCGCGCCCACCCGCAGCGCCAGCGCCGGTGGGAGCGGCCTGGCGCCGGTCACGCACGGGACGTGCAGCGAGCACCCCGCGGCCTACGTGCTGGACCCGGAGGACCCACAGCTGGAGCGCTCGGCGCTGGCCTACCGCCTGGCCGCCGCAGGCTTCGCGGTGGAGCCCCTGCCCCTCGACAGCTCACCCAGCGGCCTGCACGGCGTGCTCGTGATGCGCAGCGGCGCGGCCTCGCACCCCGCGTATGCGACCTACATGGAGCGCTTCCGCACGCACCTCTACCACTTCGTCGACCGCGCCAACGTGCTGGTGCAGCTGGCTCAGTCCCCGACCGACGAACCCTCACCGCGCTTCTTGCCCAGCACGCACGCCGCGCAGCGCGACCGGGCGCCCGTGAGCGCGCTGCACCTAGTCGAAAACGAGCACCCGCTGCTGGGCGGACGCGAGGCGGGCGCCCTCGCGCTGCCGAGCGCCGGGGTGCCGAACGCCTTCGGACACCAGGCAGGCTTCCAGGTGCTCATGGCCGAGGAGCGGGACGCGCGCCGCTCGCTGCTGCTCGAGGGAGCCTACGGACAGGGGCGCATCCTGCTCAGCGCGCTGCCCTTGGACGACGCGCACGAGGGTGCGCTGGGGGAGCTCTCGGATGACTTCTTCGCCGCGCTGCGCACGCACACACGCGACGTCTGCGAGCGTCGCACCCGCGCGCTCATCCCCACCTTCTCGGGCATGGAGCGGCGCTTCACCGAGGGCTCGGAGATGATCGCCGTCATGCCCGACACGCAGGTGTACGCGGTGCGCTACCCCGGCCTGTTCGTCGCGCAGACGGCGTGGCTGGCGCAGAACGCCGAGCCGCTCAACATCCGCATGGCGCTCCACCTCGGCGACATCGTGAACAACAACACGCCCATGGAGTGGCAGCGCGCGCGCTCGGCCATGGGGCTGCTCGACGGCGTGCTGCCCTACGTGATGGTGCCCGGCAACCACGACTACGGCCCCTCGGGCGACGCTTCCACGCGCGAGACCTACTTCAACAACTACTTCGAGTACGCCGAGCGCTCGGCCGAGCCCACCTTTGGTGGCGCCTTCGAGCCGGGCAAGCTCGACAACACGTACCACCTGGTCAACGCGTGGGGCCGGCGCTTCATCATCGTGGCGCTCGAGTGGGGCCCGCGCGACGAGGTGCTGGCCTGGGCCGACCACGTGATGGGGCAGCACCCGGACCACCTGGGCATCCTCGTGACGCACGCGTTCCTGAACCACAACGACCGCCGCTTCGACCACACGGACCTGCTGCACTCGCAGAGCTACAACCCGCACCACTACGCGACGGCGGGCGGCGTGAACGACGGCGAGGAGATCTGGCAGCGGCTCATCCGCCGCCACCGCTTCGTGATGACGCTCAACGGGCACGTGCTGGGCGACGGAACGGGGTACCTGGTGAGCGAGACCGACGCAGGCACGCGCTGTCACCAGATGCTGGTGAACTGGCAGATGGCGCAGCAGGGGGGCGAGGCCAACCTGCGCCTGCTCGAGCTGCTTCCGGACGGCGAGACCGTGCGCGTGCACGGCTACTCCGCGCTGCACGACCGCTTCTTGTTCGCGCCCGACCAGAGCTTCGAGTTCCGCGTGACCGAGCGCTGA
- a CDS encoding alpha/beta hydrolase, with the protein MQLPYDANPLGVHPRVPRAVVLLIHTALVLGACEELGSERVGAQTGSEGRAAPTSREPSPGATTPAPAQAPVPPTSGVVVLTGPPPEVPSCFLPTPVHHPDWVRARNRVFARADGQDLALDVFRAPGEEPKPAIVLLHGGGWRAGERAHVNEPARAFARLGYAAVPVSYRLVDVETGTGRFPAPVNDVRCAVRYLRVHADELGIDPARIGVLGFSAGGHLAAMVATASDEGSLEPECPITESSPAVQVAVSFYGAHDLNARFGSGARALIAAFLGPANSVERRAAASPITYVDPTDPPLLLVHGARDTVVPIDQSRRMYARLLEEGVQAQLVEVREGLHGFSIFREGRHPRASCTSLRFLAEHLRPVTPPPRNAPGRPRGARVAPVDAP; encoded by the coding sequence ATGCAGCTACCCTACGACGCGAACCCCCTCGGGGTCCACCCGCGTGTCCCTCGCGCGGTGGTGCTCCTCATCCATACGGCGCTCGTCCTCGGTGCGTGCGAGGAGCTCGGCTCCGAGCGTGTGGGAGCGCAGACGGGCAGTGAGGGGCGCGCGGCGCCAACCTCTCGCGAGCCGTCTCCCGGCGCGACGACGCCTGCGCCCGCACAAGCGCCCGTGCCCCCCACCAGCGGCGTGGTGGTGCTCACGGGCCCTCCGCCCGAGGTGCCCTCGTGCTTCCTGCCCACGCCGGTCCACCACCCCGACTGGGTGCGCGCGCGCAACCGCGTGTTCGCGCGGGCAGACGGGCAAGACCTGGCGCTCGACGTGTTCCGCGCGCCCGGCGAAGAGCCCAAGCCCGCCATCGTGCTCTTGCATGGCGGCGGCTGGCGTGCGGGGGAGCGTGCCCACGTGAACGAGCCCGCGCGTGCCTTCGCGCGTCTGGGCTACGCGGCGGTGCCGGTCTCGTATCGCTTGGTCGACGTCGAGACGGGCACGGGACGCTTCCCAGCCCCGGTCAACGACGTGCGCTGCGCGGTGCGCTACCTGCGGGTCCACGCGGACGAGCTCGGCATCGATCCGGCGCGCATCGGCGTGCTGGGCTTCTCGGCGGGCGGGCACCTGGCGGCGATGGTGGCCACGGCGAGCGACGAGGGCTCGCTCGAGCCCGAGTGCCCCATCACGGAGAGCTCCCCCGCGGTGCAGGTGGCCGTCTCGTTCTATGGCGCGCACGATCTCAACGCGCGCTTCGGGTCGGGCGCACGCGCGCTCATCGCCGCGTTTCTCGGACCCGCAAACTCCGTCGAGCGGCGCGCGGCGGCTTCGCCCATCACCTACGTAGACCCCACCGACCCGCCGTTGCTGTTGGTGCACGGCGCGCGCGACACGGTCGTCCCCATCGATCAGTCGCGCCGAATGTACGCCCGCCTGTTGGAAGAAGGGGTCCAGGCGCAGCTGGTCGAAGTGCGCGAGGGGCTGCATGGCTTCTCCATCTTCCGCGAGGGGCGCCACCCCCGCGCCAGCTGCACCTCGCTGCGCTTCCTGGCCGAGCACCTGCGGCCTGTCACACCCCCGCCACGCAACGCCCCGGGGCGTCCTCGTGGCGCGCGTGTCGCACCGGTGGATGCACCGTGA
- a CDS encoding MBOAT family protein produces MLFNSLGYVLFLAVTFVAFWSLARHRVARISLLLAASYLFYMSWSAKFIGLVIASTVVDYGIGIALGRIEAQRPRKLLLLLSLTLNLGLLGLFKYADFFIEATADALTLAGVPTEPHLLRLTLPVGISFYTFQTLSYTIDVYRRRIPPAHNFIEFATYVAFFPQLIAGPIVRAKEFLPQLGVPPRIRRRDVGEGVFLILCGITKKVLVADYLGTNLIDRVFAGPDLYSSGEVWVAIYAYTWQMYGDFSGYTDIARGSARLFALELPENFDRPFMATGPIEFWKRWHITLSTWIQDYIYVPLGGSRKGEARTYANLFLTFFLIGVWHGAGWTFVLFGLWHASGVTLNRLYRRLTGGPKDLSGWKRAAVILVSFHFFVLQWPIFRSPTVERMSEVYARMFAGDWGSLRVPPSVWVLTIGMALVHASPKRWVTRLRDVVADLPAPALAVTSAAVAAAALYVGSQQAAPFIYFQF; encoded by the coding sequence TTGCTGTTCAATAGCCTCGGCTACGTCCTATTTCTCGCTGTCACGTTCGTCGCGTTCTGGTCCCTCGCGCGCCACCGGGTAGCCCGCATCTCGCTGCTCCTCGCGGCCAGCTACCTGTTCTACATGTCGTGGAGCGCGAAGTTCATCGGGCTGGTGATCGCCTCGACGGTGGTGGACTACGGCATCGGCATTGCCCTCGGCCGCATCGAGGCCCAGCGCCCGCGCAAGCTGCTCTTGCTGCTGAGCCTCACGCTCAACCTCGGCCTGCTCGGTCTGTTCAAGTACGCCGACTTCTTCATCGAGGCCACGGCCGACGCCCTCACGCTCGCGGGGGTACCCACGGAGCCGCACCTGCTGCGGCTCACGCTCCCGGTGGGCATCTCGTTCTACACGTTCCAGACGCTCAGCTACACCATCGACGTGTACCGGCGGCGCATCCCGCCCGCGCACAATTTCATCGAGTTCGCCACCTACGTCGCGTTCTTTCCGCAGCTCATCGCAGGGCCCATCGTGCGCGCCAAGGAGTTCCTGCCGCAGCTGGGCGTGCCGCCGCGCATCCGCCGTCGTGACGTGGGCGAGGGCGTGTTCCTGATCCTGTGCGGCATCACCAAGAAGGTGCTGGTGGCCGACTACCTGGGCACCAACCTGATCGATCGCGTCTTTGCGGGACCGGACCTGTACAGCTCGGGCGAGGTGTGGGTCGCCATCTACGCCTACACCTGGCAGATGTACGGCGACTTCTCGGGCTACACGGACATCGCGCGCGGCTCGGCGCGGCTGTTCGCGCTGGAGCTGCCCGAGAACTTCGACCGCCCGTTCATGGCCACGGGCCCGATCGAGTTCTGGAAGCGCTGGCACATCACGCTCAGCACGTGGATCCAGGACTACATCTACGTGCCCCTCGGCGGCTCGCGGAAGGGCGAGGCGCGCACCTACGCGAACCTGTTCCTCACGTTCTTCCTCATCGGCGTGTGGCACGGCGCAGGCTGGACGTTCGTGCTGTTCGGCCTGTGGCACGCGAGCGGCGTGACGCTCAACCGCCTGTACCGTCGATTGACGGGCGGGCCCAAAGACCTGTCGGGCTGGAAGCGCGCGGCCGTCATCCTGGTCAGCTTCCACTTCTTCGTGCTGCAGTGGCCCATCTTCCGCTCGCCCACCGTGGAACGCATGAGCGAGGTGTACGCACGCATGTTCGCGGGCGACTGGGGCTCGCTGCGCGTGCCGCCGTCCGTGTGGGTGCTCACCATCGGCATGGCGCTCGTGCACGCGTCGCCCAAGCGCTGGGTCACGCGGCTGCGCGACGTCGTGGCCGACCTGCCCGCGCCTGCGCTGGCCGTCACGTCGGCGGCGGTGGCTGCGGCCGCGCTGTACGTGGGATCGCAGCAGGCTGCCCCGTTCATCTACTTCCAGTTCTGA